The genomic DNA GAGTCTATGTGTTGCTTCACAAGTCCTTTCACCTGGAAAATACACACatgcagcaaacaaaattaGCTTCAATAACATTAATCACATAAGGCAGAAGATAGAAGCATTTATAAGTAGTTTTGGATCTGTGCTAAATTCTTTCAGTTGACAAAGTTCTGAGAAGTGCCTGGATGATTGGTCTGGTTCTACAATGTACATTTCCAGGTTTACACCAGAGCTGTCATCGTTCTTTGAGTCAGAAAAGTAATTTAGTCACTGTATAAACACCCAATAAATTTTGACAGTcatataaaacaaacaagagcCATTGCAAGTCAAAGTATTTTATCAGTTTGCtgttattctgaaataattttaatcattTATAGTACAATTATGACTATGTGTGCTGCTTGGGTCAAGAAGTTGTCTGCAACCCAACAAGAGCAGGTGGCATAAAGAAGAATGAGAGGGAGGGCCAATGAGACAGGggagatggaagaaaaggagggtgtgaaaaacagaagttaacAAGCAAGGAAAGTCACAGGAGGGCAGGACACGCCTAAGAAATCTGAGTTCCATCTGTAGGCAGGAAGAGCGAGAATATGCCCAGGGGTAGTATCACACATAATAAACAGTACCCATTTCCCCAGGTAATGAGTTGATACAGTGTATTTCAAAGATTTAAGTTTAAGGCCTTTACAGCAATCAAAAGAAGGGGGGTGATACTAAGTAAAACGATCagggattaaagaaaaaaaatattttggcttgaAAGAATACTAAGAGAAGCATTCATTTTGTTAATAGATCTgcatttgcagaaataaaaggtGTAACTATCCTAACCACAGTGCAAGATTTCCTTGAAAACGAAAGAGTGTTAGCTGATACTGAGACACATGCTTagatgctcagagggctttAATCTTTGAAACACCTTATGACAACTAACATGTTACAAACTTCATACAGAAAACACATATTTACATAGTTCACATGATAGGCAACAGctaattctgaaattattagAAAGAAATAGGAAGCTTAGAATGACAAATCCAGCTGCCCAGTGAAGCCTCTGGGGGTTAAGACAAAGGAGGAATGACTCCAGATCAAAAGTTTCCCTAATTTACAAAAACATTGCACATCATATGACATAGgcaagaaaatattattaatttattagtGCCTAGAAATCAGGCTCGtattccttccattttttttatgagGCGATATGAACAGcattactgaaagaaaactcCACCACAGAAACTGTAATGCACAACATTAGCTTTATATAACTGTATCACTGCTGGCATGAATAAACCGACACGCACAGAAAGGCcaaccaccaccagcagccccagagTAAAGGGCTCACTGGCTGGAAATAATGTGGGATGGATACACTTGGTATAAAGCACATGGCAAACTGCACCTCACAATCAGCAGCCCTCCCTTTCTCAGAGTCTCAGGAATTCAGACAATGTCACTAGCTCAAGCTCATGATGGAAGTTCACATGGTTGCTGGGAGAGACACAGAAACCAGATTCATTAGGGCCCTGAAGCATCCTCACAGGCCCGAACCAAGTGAAAACATACACAACCCATAACTGACACTTGAATTTAGTTTTCCTACCACAATCAAACACTCAAGGGTGCAACAAAAAGAGAAGTGCAGGTATTGaaactgggaaggaaaggaatgaCGAAGTGAGACCACCTTGCTGAAGTGGGCAACGTTTCCAGACAGATGACGGGCGCAGAGGTGACTGCAATTCCCTGAAGGTACCTAAGCACATCACAGACTTTACCAGCCATCTTTATGATACAATTTTCATTactgcctttctccttcctcactTCCAGCTGTTTTAGTCCTGTTATTACATCCAATGGCATTTTATATAGAAATGTGCTATTCAACTAATTCCATACTATACGAGTAGCACTGACATTAAGACACTAGTAATCTTTGAGTTCAATCAAGCTCTGACTTCATGAGGGAAGACATACATATATTCAAGCCTCTGCAGAATCCAGATTTGTAGTTATACACATCCTGTGACAAACACAACAAACCTAATACCACAGTTTTATATAAAGACCATGAATATGGTCTATGTGTGCCagtaaaagagtaaaaaaatctggaaacatTACATATATACATTGCTCATTGCGAACACCcacacaaaaatgcaaactTCTAAAAAAGATACCTCCACAAATtaatctgtaaataaataaaaaatcaatcTATGTAATAAGTTTATCCATAATTgcatggaatgaaaaaaaaataattgcaaaatcCACACAGAAGGTAAGGACAGGTATTCTGGGAAACAGCCAAACCTAGAAGAGGGGCACATGAATttagaaagaagacaaaatattCATGCCACGAAATGAGTGCATAACACTAACCTTTAGAAACGCTGGAAGAAGTCGccatttttcctgaaaacaaaaaacagtgtGAAATATCCTTCCAAAGAGTGACCAAACATCTACGATGCTAGAGCtttttttgtttcgtttttcttaattattatttttaaacagtaacaTTATTTAAACTGAGCTCtatctaggggaaaaaaaaaccaaacaactgtCCAAAGCCAACCTAGAtgagtaaaaacaaaatagggAGATGAACTGGATCATCGTAGTAAGCCATATGTGCTATGCAATACTTTCTCAGTACACAACACGGCATTGTCTTTTCTAAAAGCAATTTATGTGAGAATATGTATTTCTTAGAAAATTCGTTACTACCATGTCCTCATTTAAGAagaactaactttttttttgtgctgttaaCACTGTAAATTATATTCCTAGAAAGGAAAGACTTGCTACAACTTTTACTTTACAAAATACATCAGTCCTGGGAGTAGCACTTGCAGACATGTGTCTCCGTAAAACCTACCAGCGCTCAAACGGTGGCAGATTCAGCAAAACTATCTAAACAAAGTATTGACAAATGTAAGCACACCAAGATTCCTACAAACGTTTCCCCATTCATTCTTTGATGATGACAGGGCACATCACCTTACATCAGccccacttcctcctcctcagtggCATCGGGAACCGCCCACAGATTTGGGATGAAACGGGTCGAGGGCAAAGGCGAGGCCCAGACAGCACAAAACAAGGCTGCACCAGGTCGCTCCAGAAAAAGCGTATACTATAATGTTCACAGCACATCGGCACCTCACAATTCTGGTTTGGCATTCACATTTAGCCGTACgtggcagtgctgcagctgtggtgtAGCGCTGTCCCTCACGGTGCAGGAGCACGCACAGCACCTCAGGCAGCACACCGGGGCTCCCGGGCTCCGCTCCCGACGAGCTCTTTCCTCACAAGAAGCGCGGTCCAGCCACGGGGACCTGACACCGCCCCcgcctcctccccctccccacacgAGGCAACTGCCCCGGAACCGCCGGGGAGGGCTGAGGCCTCTCGGCTCTCGCCCgcagggctcagccccggcAAACTCCGGGCACCGAGACGGCACCGAGACGGCACCCCAGCAGGCCCGGCCTCGTGCGGCACGGGCAGCGCGAGCCAGCCGCCCCGCGCCACAGCCGCCGCGCGGgcgctgcagccccccggccaCCTGTGCAGACAGCTGGGGGCTCTGCGCATGCGCGCGGGGAGGTGGGCGCCTTCCCCTCAcctcacccccagcccagcctcctccGGCCCGGCCCGACGCCTgccgccccttccccgccggCCGGTCGGCCGGTGCCCGCCGCTAACCTCCACCGTATTCACAGGAGCCGCCGCTTGCTCCGGGGTCAGGGCCCCCAGCTCCGTGGCCAGCGCCTCCATCCTAGCCCGACAGGGACGGCACAGCGGAGGCTGGCGGCGAGGGACCGGAGGTGCAGCAGCCAAACGCGTCCTCCCGgcgcgccgcgccgcgcccgaAGGTTCTGGGCCCACGGAGGGCCGGAAGGAGTGAACAGACACACAAAGACACGCACACAGAGACACGGACAGACACACAGATAGTCACAGACAGACacgcacagacacacacacacgcgtgCACGAAGGGGGCCGAGGGCTTTGCTAAGCCCGCCGCCTCCCAATACCCTCGCCCCTCGTAGGGGACTTTGATACCTTCCACCGTTTGCGGCCTTCCCGCCTCTGGCCAGttgccacctctgctgctgctgctacagacACCAGAATCCCACTGACAGAGGGGACTACTCACCACCTCCAGTTcaagataaaaaagaaacattactGATCTTTGCAAATTCCTGTGATGGTAAGTTTTTGCCAGTTCATATGTAATAATTTCTAAGTACATTTTAGAAGCAGAGTGTAAAAATAGCACTTGGACACACACATCTGCACTCACTCAGATTCTTCATGAATAGTTTGGTCTGGGGTCCAGACATCCTGGACACAAAAGCCAACATTAAACATAAGAGTAGCAACATTTCAGGCCATTTCCATACAGTTTACTGCATAAAGCAGGCAGTCAGCATGGAGCATTTGTTTAATACATTTAATTCCTATTGCATCCCACATGGACTTCCATCTAACTAACTACATGCTCGCCAAGCAGCTATTTCAGTCCGATGACCCCGTTACCCTGCAGCCTGGTCTGTTAGCTGTGGTTAGTATGTAATCAGAAATCATCATTACTTCCACAATAGAAAAGTTTAATAAATTAACAGTGGTAGTTAGAGGATTAAgagttttttccctttccaaacCAAGCACCTATTGGAGTCAgttctttgtgattttttttatcgCTTACAGGAAACCTAAGCTCTATCAGATAGCACAAGCTTTCAGCCGTAAGTTTACTCCAAAATGTTTGTTCCTACTGCataactgtcaaaaaaaaaaaaaaggaaaaagttttattagaagcaaatttttctgattttacagATTTGAAAATTCAGCACTATGCTTTTTAGGTATTCTTGAGTGTAACTTTGGGGGTAAATTGTTCACagagggataaaaaaaaaaatcagggattACAAAAGATCAAAATCCTGGCATGACCAAGTGGCAGTCATTTTAGAAATACTAGAATTCCAAGCCACATCATGTTTTCAGCATATTCTCAGCACATTTGACCCAGGCACATGCAATACAGCTAACACTTTAAGACCAACTGAATTGTGCAGACTTAATCTGCATAATGCTACTAAAAAGAGAGCAATATGAAGCCATCAGTcacctttaattaaaaatcatagaaggggaaaaagaacagCCATTGGCTACATGTTGTCCAATTCTCctgcaacaaaaaaatttttaatAGTGCCAGATTCTGGGCAAGATGTTCCACAGCTTATCTACACATTGTTGGGAATAAAACAGTTCAGTAGTTTTAAACTGAGTACTTTTCTCTGATGCTTCTTGTTTTTGCAGCCAAAAAGACAGCGAACAATTTACTTGCTCTTCTTTCTCTATTGCTGCTCACCACTCTGGAGATCAGGCATAGCCCTCCCCCTGCAACATCTTCCAGTCCTGAGATCTGGATCTATTAAATTGAAtttaaagcaatattaaaattaattttaaataaattacccctgtggtgggttgaccctggctggactCCAGGTCCCACCAAAACTGCTCTaccactcccctcctcagctggacaggggagagaaaataaaattaaaggcTTGTGGGTCAAAGTAAGtgcagggagagatcactcagccATTACTACtatgggcaaaacagactcaacacggggggaaataaatttaatttattgccaatcaaatcagagtaggataacgagaaataaacccaaaatttaaaaccaccttccccccacccctcccttttccccaggcttAGCTTCACTCCcagttttctctccctcctccccatcaGTGGCACAGGACAACTGTGGAGTGGtggttgcagtcagttcatcccactttgctgcttcttccccctCAGTTAGAGGACTCACACTATTCCCCTGCTCTAGCATAGGGTCCTTCCCACCGGACACAGTCCTCCACAAATTGCTCCAATAtgagctgcagttcttcaggaacCGGTCCAGCATGGTaccccatggggtcacaagtcctaccagcaaacctgctccagtctGAGATCCTCttgctgcagggacacaggtCCTCCTGCTCGagcatgggcttcccatggggtcatGACCTCCTTcgggcatccacctgctctggcatggggccctccatgggctgcaggtgggtatctgctccaccgtggacctccatgggctgcaggggcacagcctgcctcaccgtgggcttcgccacaggctgcaggggaagctCCTGCCCTTCTGCACTGACCCTGGTGTCTGCAGAATTGTTGCTCTCacattctcactcctctctctggctgcagtttcTATGGCACAGTGGGgtttccccccccgcccccttctTAAACACActatcccagaggcgctaccaccatTGCAGAttggctcagccttggccagtgaCAGGCCCATCTCtgagctggctggcactggctccatcagacatggggaaagcttctggcagcttcaAACAGAAGCCACCCCTGAAGCCCTGCCACTACCAAATCCTTGCCctgcaaacccaatacaaccATCTTCCAAGGAATCAGATTTCAGCAAGTGACTGTTTTGAATGCAATTTGTGCAGCTGAAGCCCCTACTCTACACTCCAGCTGCAACCTAGAAGTTAGAGAAAGTCACACCATATTATTAGGGTGGTCATCTATCTTCAGAAGTGAACAATCCATTCCGTCTAAAAGTTTACATAAATGACTTTTCACTACCAGTGGTATCACAAACAAAATTTAATGCATATAAAACctcaaatatttgtatttcaacaAAGAAAGCTGCTACAGAATGGCATCTTATTTCACAAGGACAACTTCAGAGTAGAGGCAAGTGCATTTCAGCCACAGTAGCATAAACAGCATGCAACACGTAACATTAAACAGATGCAATGTCCATGTTTGAAAcgttaaataaaaattaagatacaTTAAACAATCACTTGAAACATAGGCCATGCTATAAAATGCCCTTTGCAAGTCACTTTAatcaccaaaaaaccccaatgaatTATCATTTTTTGAGTATTTACTGGTAAAAACTAGTATGACAGTTTCCCCAGTATATTAAAGATCTAcagtttcatatttatttttacaatagAATGCATATAAAGTATTATGATAAAAAGTTCATAATCACATTATAAATCACTTTCAAATGTTCATAAAACCCTTTTGGCTGAAGCTCAAAATAATTCAGGTATTTCTAAAGATGTAGCAAATCACTAAGATTTAATTCCCCataattgcttttgaaatgcatttcttgtCTTGATGATTTCAAACTGTATATCAAAATGTCATATTCATCTGAGCAAGCCTGTTTTACCTAATGGCACAGTTACTATATTCTAAGAGTTCCTTTCTCTCAGGTTTTTCAGGCTTCAGGAAACAGGTCCCTTTAGAATTTATATACAACTTTATTTTGTGCAAAGTTTTTACAAGGGATAGAGCAGAAGTGCACTAGagatatttcttttctaaaaaggcattttgaagGAATTTTTTATCATGTACATGTGACCAAAGTCCTTGGACACTGAGGAACAGCTGACTGGAAGTCATTTCCCTTACTAAATAAGAGTTCACAACTCTGTTAAGAATGGACTACAAAACCACAGTGCTAATAATGCCCAGTTTTTTAGACCTTTATGATAGACACAGTAAGGTACATACACAATTTGTGTGACACATTAAGCTTCTATGGGCAATATTTTGTCTCTTCATAAAAAATTGtagtataaaatattaaagccaAGCTATATAACTTGTACCACATGtagcttttatatatatatgacattttaaaaggactATATggtaaatatattaaaaaaggtCACATTCAAGTAAATTACAATTCAATTTCATAGACAAGAACATGTCTATAATAGGTATTCCAGCAGTATTTATTCCCAGTAATCTGAAATAGGCAAAATAAAGCCTGTGTAAACTTACAGAAGTTTACTTCCACATTTCTCAGTTTCAAGcctgttcattttctgtatgCAAGACTCTTGATGCTTTAAATGGGAACTAAGTATTGGGGCCTATTCCAAAGGaatactgcagtatttttcacagACTCAGTGAAAATGAATCTAAGACATTTTCAAGAATGACTAATCGTTTGGGTTTTCGCTTTCAAACCCaaaaagtatgttttgaaaCATACTCATCTAACAGAATATAAAAAGGGAAATTGCTCTGTGGTACTCTTTAAGGTCACTCTCAAGTGCTTTTAGGAATAAAGGTCAGAAAGACcaaacttaaaaatacttaataccCATCAAGATTAAAGATCAGTACATACACATATTAGAGATTAGAATTAAGATCAGTATCACCTCCACTGGATAAACAAAATGCTTATAAACATTATATACATAAATGTACTCCACTCCCCTGCCGACATCATGTTTCTTAGGTGTTTATCATTAATCTCAATTACAGCTGAGAAGTTCTGAATGATTCCTACTTTAAGTGGTGAATGCTTCACTCCAACCAGCTTTTAATACTGGCATTCCTTAATGTAACAGAGGCTAAGTTCTGGTTCCAGTAGTTGCAGGAGTACCGCAACTTGGCCTAGTATAAACCTGGTTTTGGTTACAAAAGCAGTTATGCtatgtttttttgctttaaagtcTTTTCAGAAACATAATTGTTTTATAAGATGTTGCTCTACAAAAATACAATGTAAGCACAGTACATTTTATCTACAATTGTTTTGTCATATCATAATTGCATTgctatatgtaaatatatttaagttgaaaaataacatgttttaatGGTGGCAAAACAGTACACACTTTGCCAGCACTTTCCCACTATAGATGCTTGCCATGAAAACTAAGAACTCACTGGCTATTTACAAGTGACACAATCTGTTAAACAAATGTAGTCTATTAAAATATCTATGTCCATGAAATTAATTCATCCAGTGAATTTCAAAAGCTATCTGCATACATTTTACAATACCTCTCTCACTAATAGTCAATTGAGTGGGCTGTTGTTAGTGGGGAAGTCAGATCACTGTCTTGGAAGGCAAAAAAGGGTTACAGAAAtaggtctcttttttttttttaattggtaggtgtttctgtttctgctttccccaTTGGTGCCTCAggaaaaagtagttttcttaGTATGTTTGCATAGAATGGTCCATACACTTGTTTATTGAAGTTTACAATGCTTGCATACTGAGATCCAACATACTCCATCTCTGTCTGAATCACAGAAAGGCCTCCTGGCATAGTAGGCATATTCTTCTGAAAACTTGGAAGCGCAAGCAAGCTTCTCATGAAGAACTGGATTCGTTTGTCTGAAATTGAAGTATGCACAGAACAAATGTAAACCAAGATGATGCCACACTCACTTTGTAAGCACCCTGTACGccagcacagcaaaaaaatccaactctTTCCCAAGCCCATGTTGTGGTGGGAAACAATACTGAAAGCTTCTTAAAGTTGGCTCCCACAGGGTGGACACAGCATAAATCTGCTGCAACAATTACCTAATACAAAGTAGACTCCAAGGAGAAACCCACTAGGTTTAAACCCAGAACTGACAGAAGGGAGACTGAATATTACTCATTCTTCTaaatttttctccaaaagacTAACATGTCTAGGCCTGTTTGTACAGACACTTTATATTATTTCTAGCAGTGACTAACCATGCTCTGCAACATACCGAGAACACCATCTACAGGTAAACAACATTCCCTTACTCTTAGTTGACCCACTATTTTACTGCAGCGAGGAAGTGGTTTCAGCTGATTAAGCTTGCTGGAAATAAGTTTATTTACAGACACATACAATAGGACAGTTATTTATTATCTTACTCACCAATCAAGGAACTGACAGGATTATTCTCCTCAACGATATGAGCAATCTGACCCATTAAATTactctgcatttcttcattAAGAGTAGGAAGACCTCTTTCAGCTAGAGACCTGTTCACTTTGCTGCAAATCTGGACACCAATAGCATTCAGAGCCTCCTTCAAATCAAAAgttctggaagaaagaaagagcaaagcgTTAACTTTTGCAGTTTCTGTAGCATAGGTTGTAAGGTGACCTGCCttgtctcctttcccttttaCTTCCAACCTGCTCTCTGCAATATGAGAATTTAGAAAAGTTATCTTTTGATTTTGCAGCTTTATGTACATCTACAGGGCAAATCTCCATTGGATAATAATActacattaattttttccctgtttgaaTAACAATTATTTCAAGTGTGCAGCAGTGACACCATTTAATTTTGCCCTTATGTTTAGGTGCTTTTCTGGGCCACATGCATAGCATTtcacaaggaaaagcagagtggaaaattattttgagacaGCCTTTCAGATCACATCAGACTTTCTTGTAGTCCATGTGGCAGCAGAAATAGGCAGCCAAACAGCTTAAGCTGTAGCTAAACTACAAGTTTGAAGCAATTGACAAGACAATTTAGTGAATGCATTGCCACAGTCTCTCCAGTATTAGGAGCATATGAATGAACTTTAGTACTAGGCTGCAAATTCTGTAGACTAACATCAAGATtaagatttcattaaaatatagcTTTTGACACCATATGCCTAACATACAGTGGACTTCTATTGTAAAGGGAATATAGATATAAATTGTTAAAGTTTTGTATCTTCCTATCATTAACAAGCATTGGCTATGACATTTTAATTGTTTCCAAAAGTTTTCAGATCCACCTGCTATTTCCTATTggtaaaaaatacaaagagtGATAAAAACAAGGCCTTACTTCTTGTTCATGCCTTCAAGAAGAGGAACAGAGATCCTTTTCAGTTGGTCAGCAAAATCAGGCACATCTACAATTGCTGCACCCACCATGTTGTTTGTTATGAGACAAATACAAGCTACAATTTTTAATTGATTGAACTTTTCTCTCAACTCCTGAAGACGAACTTCATCTGTTATTAGAGTCTAGAATTGAAACAATAATACTAATTTAGGAATACGGAGGGAGAAAGGCAGTGAAAAGGACGGATATAGGATCTAGCCATGAagcattaatgtttttaatgacaaataCGCAAAGTTGCAGGAGACAGCAGCTGAGGTTCCCTGAATATGTAGTATTGCACAAAGTGGCATTATGTACGAGTACCAGAAGTAAGCCTGTGCCAGGAAGAAAGGTAATGCCTCCAGtgcagaagaaactgagaaTTGCATCTTATTCCTCATCACTGCTGACAGAAATCTACACCGAGCAGTTCAACCCATGACGCAGAATGCTCAGGGGATCCAGAGGACATTGTGGTGATCAAGGTTACAAACAGAATAAGTCTTCTGGATTTAGCTGTCCTTTGAAAAATGGCATAATCTGTAACTGATGAACAACTGTGCATGACAACCACCAGTTCAACCACCAGAGCAGGTTCTGCGAGTGACACATAGCCTGCTACAGGCAAAAAGCCATTTGATTGTACCAAGAATGTAATTCCCACAGCAAGATATAGGCTGGAGTGACATATTTTAGGTTAGAAAGAGTTCATCCTAACTAAATCACTGAGAAGCACAGGGGCATTAACATTCAACTGTTTGGCAGTAATTTCATAGTATAACAAACTAGATCCATCAGAGGATACCTGTATGTAGCTCTTACTCAAAACTGTTAGAAGGAAGGCAATAAGGTGGTTCCCCTTCCATCCACTAAGAGCATTATGAGTATCCCCATGTATTCAGCAAATTCTCTGCCAGGCCACCCTAAGTACAGCTAGGGAATTCACTGCAGATACCAATTTTAGCCCTCACTGATGGCCAATTTCAAATTGGCTTTACGGAAGGTTGCAGAGGTCAGTAatcaggagctggaggagaaaaaaaacctgagcacTGAGAAAGGGTGAATATCTATTTTAGAAGGCTTTAAGCTTTTACTGATCCTGTTTCTAAAGCAAGAGTAATCCCACCAATTCCTGCTGCTGTTAGGAAAACAGGATGCTATAGTCAGTTCTCTCAGAAGTACAGAAAGCCCAGGTGCTGTCAGGACAAGGCCCACCTTTGATCATGGCCAAGTCTGCTCTTAGGATGGAGCAGACTATGAttggaaagagggaaaacaacctttgctttgttttctagtTGTTGGCATGCCCATCTCCTATTTCAGGAACTAGCATATGCTCTAAACTTATTACTCAGATAGTTAAGTGCAAGAGAATACTTCACATATTGTCAGGATTATTATACTACACTGATGGTTTCATACAGCTAGAAATCTGAAGAcactaaaatacttttcttaccTCTGGAATTGTTTTGCGATAATCCCATTGTAACAGTTTCAAGTAGCCATTGTTTAGCACCAGTATAGGACTAATAATTGGTTTAGAACTACCGTCAGCACCAGGGGATGATGAAGATTCATCAGAAACGGATGACAATTCATCTTCCATAGATTCCTTTATCCATTCTGTGGTGAGGTCCAGGGCACCTAAGCATTgcaaatcaaaacagatttaCTGCATGCTTTCATCAAAATAAACACTacctggaggaaaaaagttttacaCAAACAGGAATATTGAACTTCTGAAGATTTAAACATAGTGGACAGCTGGATAGTCACACGTAAATTCTCTCCCTCGTTTTTTCCCACCAATATTTTCCATTGGTCACCTTAATATTCCAGCTAGCTTGTACAAACCCAAATTGTTAAGCTTCAGCCAAGATTTTGGGgttaaaaaaaagcctcaaagtCCGAGAtcccaaagcattttttccccttcttcagGGAGGCTGCAAGGTAGAGGTGAAGGGAGATAAACTGTATTAACagcaaatgaaatgcttttaaggAGTTCTTCCTCAGACT from Falco rusticolus isolate bFalRus1 chromosome 5, bFalRus1.pri, whole genome shotgun sequence includes the following:
- the TCP11L2 gene encoding T-complex protein 11-like protein 2 isoform X1, yielding MPLNDDQNSDSDSSRLSESTASSSDSEYSRQSFNSDSSSKPSSPASASPPKIITFDELMAAARNLTDLTLAHEIAVNANFCIKHDDLPQNSFAGTVKQIVHEAFWDHLESELNEDPPEYEHAIKLFEEIKEILLSFLTPGTNRIQNQICEVLDTDLIRQQAEHNAVDIHGLANYIINTMGKLCAPIRDNDIKQLKATDNIVELLRQIFRVLDLMKVDMANYTIQNLRPYLQRNLVDYERTKFQEILEETPSALDLTTEWIKESMEDELSSVSDESSSSPGADGSSKPIISPILVLNNGYLKLLQWDYRKTIPETLITDEVRLQELREKFNQLKIVACICLITNNMVGAAIVDVPDFADQLKRISVPLLEGMNKKTFDLKEALNAIGVQICSKVNRSLAERGLPTLNEEMQSNLMGQIAHIVEENNPVSSLIDKRIQFFMRSLLALPSFQKNMPTMPGGLSVIQTEMEYVGSQYASIVNFNKQVYGPFYANILRKLLFPEAPMGKAETETPTN
- the TCP11L2 gene encoding T-complex protein 11-like protein 2 isoform X3: MAAARNLTDLTLAHEIAVNANFCIKHDDLPQNSFAGTVKQIVHEAFWDHLESELNEDPPEYEHAIKLFEEIKEILLSFLTPGTNRIQNQICEVLDTDLIRQQAEHNAVDIHGLANYIINTMGKLCAPIRDNDIKQLKATDNIVELLRQIFRVLDLMKVDMANYTIQNLRPYLQRNLVDYERTKFQEILEETPSALDLTTEWIKESMEDELSSVSDESSSSPGADGSSKPIISPILVLNNGYLKLLQWDYRKTIPETLITDEVRLQELREKFNQLKIVACICLITNNMVGAAIVDVPDFADQLKRISVPLLEGMNKKTFDLKEALNAIGVQICSKVNRSLAERGLPTLNEEMQSNLMGQIAHIVEENNPVSSLIDKRIQFFMRSLLALPSFQKNMPTMPGGLSVIQTEMEYVGSQYASIVNFNKQVYGPFYANILRKLLFPEAPMGKAETETPTN
- the TCP11L2 gene encoding T-complex protein 11-like protein 2 isoform X2: MPLNDDQNSDSDSSRLSESTASSSDSEYSRQSFNSDSSSKPSSPASSPPKIITFDELMAAARNLTDLTLAHEIAVNANFCIKHDDLPQNSFAGTVKQIVHEAFWDHLESELNEDPPEYEHAIKLFEEIKEILLSFLTPGTNRIQNQICEVLDTDLIRQQAEHNAVDIHGLANYIINTMGKLCAPIRDNDIKQLKATDNIVELLRQIFRVLDLMKVDMANYTIQNLRPYLQRNLVDYERTKFQEILEETPSALDLTTEWIKESMEDELSSVSDESSSSPGADGSSKPIISPILVLNNGYLKLLQWDYRKTIPETLITDEVRLQELREKFNQLKIVACICLITNNMVGAAIVDVPDFADQLKRISVPLLEGMNKKTFDLKEALNAIGVQICSKVNRSLAERGLPTLNEEMQSNLMGQIAHIVEENNPVSSLIDKRIQFFMRSLLALPSFQKNMPTMPGGLSVIQTEMEYVGSQYASIVNFNKQVYGPFYANILRKLLFPEAPMGKAETETPTN